A portion of the Rhizoctonia solani chromosome 6, complete sequence genome contains these proteins:
- a CDS encoding Retrotransposable element Tf2 protein, which yields MPALAPAALPSTKSKGPGSIGPPAAGAPSKDLTLHVCQRNAIVTKEFSLVNSRLKTAEREIETQPLTIIKLQSQDEESKTERKEFALQLNATQAQTVTIPQIIPLDLPDFSDIFTIFYELCTFPHTISTIPSTCSGVPHPYPRPSSRSSRRSIPTYSQPPSCSTSPTPRDLPRMEPEPSLAALLEAVTALTATVGSLQDQIRSQGQQLTELKAICKETADLLGDKDQGTQAQPSTLVGPVTPPTHTGGETHTPGTVRPGLKAPFRPSRGTGFDSEEEEEPRRVPKREPRDTPKQSLSSLTPFDSGSSVKRPKMELPNPYKGDSRGRKATQWLDRMLLWVALHRDQFDEEEQMVVWILYHMTDKAADWALPIIGTIIKGEGNPPTTIQALTAKFKEAFADPDAKRAAARKIAALTQTTTTSEYVTEFRNLMAELDWNTEAYIAQFTQGLHWKVKELLSTKDNVPNDDLEAIFAASVKIDNTRRENKENQPKKLPAKSPVTATTSTTTTRVRLSEDPNYVTPEERDRRRASGLCVKCGQKGHGIKQCPNGWKATIKEVVKVAEEEDRLEFVNLGLDSNKKPLLFIDLYVQNFPAEPLKTLIDSGATSNFISPLIVEKYKIPKTQLKNPRVVRMLDGTISQTGRIWHQVHITVSANGHTHSIPFLVCPISNTPAILGMTWLTAEAPLIDWQQGLITFPEQAQIASEEEADPDPLADLPPQYHEFAKVFGKEEFKVLPPHREYDIAIDLVPDAKLSPGPIYGMTDAESRALKQHIDEELATGKICPSTSSAGAPVMFVKKADGSLRLVVDYRKLNDVTHKNVYPLPRQDNLMAKLRHAKIFTKLDLRWGYNNVRIKEGDEWKTAFRTKYGLFEYLVMPFGLTNAPAAFQHFMNNLFRDLIDVTVVIYLDDILIFSENPEDHPAHVREVLSQLMKNQLFCKLSKCHFHVTTVNYLGIVISPSGFSMDQKKVEAVTSWPQPRTVKQVQAFLGFETPWSWGNLEEAAFQELKVLVTKSPALIHSNPELPYYLETNASGVAMGAILSQQGSDNQLHPIAYMSKSFSGAEANYDTHDKELLAIIKALEEWRIFLEATDKPIQVFTDHQNLEYWMQAQTFNRRHARWRIFLSDFNFEIHYCPGKQSGKPDALSRRLDYIDAPQEPEIMLPAKVFANTSEEELEIVTEVRSKLREDPSLEPIIQFLTEDADNAPPSIQKAYQDYDWEEELLWYRGKLVVPDSEPLKERILKEFHDSPLAGHPGQQRTLKLISRSYWWPGMKSAAKEWVECCPTCQANRRARVPTIALKPLEVPPFPFHTISYNFITGFPKSNGHNAILVVIDSFSKFGHFIPTTKKVTAKGLADLFITHVWKSHGLPVRTVSDRGTTFTGKFLRALYQRLGIKPSFSSAYHPESDGQTERVNQFIEFYLRSYVAADHLDWASWLPLAEYAYNNAKHSATGKTLFELVYGRNPVMNPSNVPANVPEADNVADTLAQEWKEAESALRMTKEKMAGTKGVTPEYSIGEKVWLDAKNVEIRSNSNKLDPRRLGPFKITKKISSHAYCLELPATMKIHDVFYVGLLSKVHESPSQPLPERPPPETIEGEEEYEVEQIIDSKRQRGKWFYLIKWKGYGPEDNSWEPEELLEHSQEEIKQFNQARLRKARDAAKSL from the exons ATGCCGGCACTGGCGCCTGCGGCGCTCCCCAGTACAAAGAGCAAAGGACCGGGGAGCATTGGCCCCCCTGCCGCTGGGGCACCCTCTAAGGACCTAACCCTGCATGTTTGTCAACGCAATGCAATTGTAACCAAGGAGTTTTCATTGGTCAACTCACGTTTGAAGACTGCTGAACGTGAGATTGAGACCCAGCCACTCACAATTATCAAACTTCAAAGCCAAGATGAAGAGTCAAAGACAGAACGCAAGGAATTTGCTCTTCAATTAAACGCCACTCAAGCTCAGActgttacaatcccccaaattataccactagacttgcctgatttttctgatatttttactattttttacgaactct gcaccttcccccacaccaTTTCCACAATTCCCTCCACttgctctggagtcccacacccataccCCCGTCCCTCTAGCCGTTCCTCCCgtcgttccattccaacctattcccaaccaccctcttgcagcacatctcccactccgcgagacttgccaaggatggaaccggagccgtcccttgccgctctcctcgaggctgtcacagccctcacagccacagtcgggtccctacaggaccaaatcagatcacaaggccaacagctcactgagctcaaggccatatgcaaggagactgCCGACTTACTTggcgacaaggaccaaggaacccaagcccagcctAGCACATTGgttgggcctgtcactccccccactcatacagggggagaaacgcacactccaggaacggttaggcctggactcaaggcccccttccgcccatcaagaggaacgggctttgactcagaagaagaggaagaacccaggcgAGTCCCCAAAAGGGAGCCTCGCGACACGCCTAAAcagagcctcagctccctcaccccatttgactcagggtccagcgtaaagcggcccaaaatggagctcccCAACCCATACAAGGGGGACTCTaggggaagaaaggcaacaCAGTGGCTAGACCGCATGCTACTGTGGGTCGCGCTTCATCGAGACCAattcgatgaagaagaacaaatggttgtgtggatcctctaccacatgaccgacaaggctgccgactgggctctccctatcatagggacaatcatcaagggcgagggaaacCCCCCAACCACCATTCAGGCCTTAACGGCtaaattcaaggaagcctttgctgatccagacgcaaagagagcggccgccaggaagattgccgcgttgactcagaccaccaccacgtctgagtatgtcacagaattccgcaacctcatggcggaacttgactggaatactgaggcatacattgcccagttcacgcaaggccttcactggaaggtcaaggaactcctgtccaccaaggacaacgtCCCCAACGATGACcttgaggccatatttgccgcctcggtcaaaattgacaacactcgtcgggagaacaaggagaaccaacccaagaagcttcctgccaagtccccggtcaccgcgaccacctccaccaccaccactagggTTCGCTTATccgaggaccccaattatgtcacaccggaggaaagggaccgtcgccgcgcgtctggcctgtgtgtcaaatgcggacaaaaagggcatggaatcaaacagtgccccaacggctggaaagccacgatcaaggaggttgtCAAGGTAGCAGAAGAAGAGg ATAGACTCGAATTTGTAAATTTAGGACTGGATTccaataaaaaaccactgcTCTTCATTGATCTATATGTCCAGAACTTCCCGGCAGAACCTTTGAAAACCCTAatagactcaggagccacgtCAAATTTCATTTCtcccttgattgtggaaaaatacaaaatcccaaaaacccaactcaaaaatccacgagttgtgagaatgttagatggtaccatttcccagactggtcgcatttggcaccaggtccacaTCACggtttcggccaatggccacacccactccataccctttcttgtttgccccatcagcaacaccccggcaatccttggcatgacttggttaacggcagaagctcccctTATTGACTGGCAGCAGGGACTaatcaccttccctgaacaagcacagattgcctctgaggaagaagcagacccagatcctttagcagacctcccccctcagtaccacgagtttgctaaagtttttggcaaagaagaatttaaggtcctacCCCCTCATAGGGAATACGATATTGCAATAGACCTTGTTcctgatgccaaactctccccaGGACCAATTTACGGAATGACCGACGCAGAATCAAGAGCACTAAAGCAGcatattgatgaagaactggCCACGGGCAAAATTTGTCCTAGTACCTCTTCTGCTGGCGCCCCCgttatgtttgtcaaaaaggcggATGGATCCCTTAGATTGGTggttgattacaggaagttgaatgatgTCACCCATAAAAATGTCTACCCACTTCCCAGGcaagacaacctcatggccaagttGAGGCATGCCAAGATATTCACCAAACTGGATCTACGCTGGGGATATAACAACGTCCgaattaaggaaggagatgaatggaagacggcgtTTAGAACAAAGTacgggctatttgaatacctggtgatgccctttggccttaccaacgccccagccgcctttcaacactttatgaacaacctgttcagggatctgattgacgtcacagtggtgatttacctggatgatattctcattttctcagaaAACCCAGAAGACCACCCAGCCCATGTCAGAGAAGTACTGTCTCAACTTATGAAGAATCAGCTCTTTTGTAAATTGTCAaaatgtcacttccacgtcactacggTCAATTATCTTGGCATCGTTATATCCCCAtcaggcttctccatggatcagaagaaggtaGAGGCAGTTACATCATGGCCTCAACCCAGAacggtcaagcaggtccaggctttCTTGGGCTTT gaaaccccctggtcatggggcaacctagaggaagcagcATTTCAGGAGTTAAAGGTTCTTGTTACCAAGTCGCCAGctctcatccattccaacccagaacTCCCCTATTATCTTGAGACCAACGCCTCAGGGGTTGCAATGGGAGCCATTCTTAGTCAGCAGGGCTCAGATAACCAACTACATCcaattgcctacatgtcaaaatcGTTCTCGGGGGcagaagccaactatgacacccatgataaaGAACTTctggctatcatcaaggcattggaagaatggagaattttcctagaagcaacggataaaccaatccaggtgttcacggatcatcaaaacctggaatactggatgcaggcacaaacCTTTAACCGTAGACACGCGcgatggcgcatcttcctgagcgacttcaattttgagatccactattgcccaggaaagcagtcgggaaaaccagatgccttatCTAGACGGTTGGACTATATTGATGCACCCCAGGAACCGGAAATCATGCTACCCGccaaagtctttgccaacacttcagaagaagaactggaaatAGTCACGGAAGTACGCTCAAAATTAAGGGAAGACCCCTCCCTTGAGCCAATCATACAGTTTctgacagaagatgcggacaatgCACCCCCCTCAATCCAAAAAGCCTATCAagactatgactgggaagaagagctattatggtaccgcggaaaattagttgtcccagactcggaACCCCTCAAGGAACGGATATTgaaggaattccatgactccccgctggcaggacacccaggacagcAAAGGACGCTCAAACTTATCAGCAGATCCTATTGGTGGCCCGGAATGAAATCCGcagccaaagaatgggtcgaGTGTTGTCCGACTTGCCAAGCAAACCGCCGCGCCCGCGTCCCTACCATTGCGCTAAAACCcttggaagttcccccctttcctttccacacaatatcctacAATTTCATCACGGGATTCCCCAAATCTAATGGGCACAATGCAATTCTGGTGGTAATTGattccttctccaagtttggtcattttatcccaaccacaaaaaAGGTCACGGCCAAAGGACTAGCGGACCTATTCATTACCCACGTTTGGAAGTCACATGGATTACCGGTCAGAACAGTCTCAGACCGCGGGACaacgttcacagggaaattcctaagagctctataccaacgccttgggatCAAGCCCTCATTCTCATCGGCCTACCATCCAGAGTCAGACggtcaaacagaaagggtgaatcagttcattgagttctacctgagATCATACGTAGCAGCAGACCATTTGGACTGGGCCTCCTGGTTGCCATTAGCGGAATAcgcgtacaacaacgctaAACACTCCGCCACCGGGAAAACCCTGTTTGAGTTGGTTTATGGAAGGAACCCGGTCATGAATCcttccaacgtcccagcaaacgtaccagaagctgACAACGTGGCTGACACTCTGgcacaagaatggaaggaagcagaatccgccctgagaatgacaaaggaaaaaatggcaggaaccaagggagtGACCCCGGAATATTCCATCGGAGAAAAAGTTTGGCTAGACGCTAAAAATGTGGAGATACGTTctaactccaacaaactggacccaAGACGCCTAGGCCCTTTCAAAATCAccaaaaaaatctccagccatgcGTATTGCCTGGAACTCCCTGCAAccatgaaaatccatgacgtattctatgtagggttactgtccaaagtccacgagtccccaagccaaccactTCCGGAACGCcctcctcctgaaacaatagaaggagaggaagaatacgaagtAGAGCAAATTATTGACTCTAAAAGACAACGtggaaagtggttctacctgatcaaatggaaaggatatggcccagaagacaactcatgggaaccagaagagctactggaacacagccaagaagagataaagcaattcaaccaagctagactcagaaaggctcgtgacgccgccaagagcctttaa
- a CDS encoding nephrocystin-3 protein has protein sequence MSASDSAQLGLNILCIDGGGVRGLSALVLLQEIMHRIQHLEGLQSPPEPHKYFDLIAGSGTGAIQACMLGRMCMSVKSAIESYESFTKEVYSDKKWMGSESFKATTLKESLRKLVQRATGNPDQPMQEAIVSSGCKTLVFAMSNHTVRSNTPIAFRSYPVSALQGPQCSIWETLCATMAYPGLFKPFEIDGPPKWSFTGADLSCSNPLGHVLTEVKTLYKDRHVASIVSVGTGHVDTIQDTNAWRVPWSPPTAALVAMRSIAANNERVAEEMAKRFSSVENVYFRLSVDQGTQGVGMVKWEQLNEVAEHTQAYMRLSEIDQRIDQVTKAVRAKGNRVGTVHIDGGVPIIKAPKLTIDGTCPAPTANYTGCETKILSIKSCVLSRDSVERSVCIVHGLGGAGKTQLVLKVIERTREEWDDVIYIDASTRDSIEANLQGVSTTRKVGDTHIHTLRWLESRHDRWLLVFDNADDPTLRLRDYFPGGSHGSIIVTTRLYGMTVLAHGVDSKCHVLSMDPDDALLLLLRSAQKQEQELSIAETESAKALLEDIGNLALAIVHAGSFIGQTPHMTFIKYRALLAQKQRQTLEAYNNLPLAVKTDSYEQTVYTVWRMCYERLGSKAQELLWLMAYMHHSGIDLDIFRRASSNLASRKPTIPTTQVEDASRELIERFLSYFMNESGSWDELAFTQVVNEISSHSLLGFDQTSGTYRMHVLVQDWACTVIHPEDRPVAECTRALLSLSIPYDHGLESIEFRRSLGLHVNKLQSSGTDGAGVSHSRAFAEVYRERGQWGKAEQLQKQLRERSKQVLGDRHPDTLKSMNNLAITYRDLGRLEEARALQVEVLDATKQVLGDRHPDTLGSMNNLALTYRDLGRLEEARALQVEVLDARKQVLGDRHPDTLTSMSNLALTYGDLGRLEEARALQVEELDATKQVLGDRHPDTLTSMSNLALTYGDHGRLEEARALQVEVLDARKQVLGDRHPDTLTSMNNLAGTYRDLGRLEEARALQVEVLDAYKQVLGDRHPDTLGSMNNLALTYRDLGRLEEARALQVEVLDARKQVLGDRHPDTLTSMNNLAGTYRDLGRLEEARALQVEVLDARKQVLGDRHPDTLGSMNNLALTYRDLGRLEEARALQVEELDATKQVLGDRHPDTLGSMNNLALTYGDLGRLEEARALQVEVLDARKQVLGDRHPDTLTSMSNLALTYGDHGRLEEARALQVEVLDARKQVLGDRHPDTLGSMNNLALTYRDLGRLEEARALQVEVLDARKQVLGDRHPDTLRSMNNLALTYRDLGRLEEARALQVEVLDAYKQVLGDKHPHTLNSMNNLAHTYLRLSRLHDAQALFIKAFEGREDTLGVHHRDTLSTMSSLASTYLDLGLWEDAEKLHMNTDIYSQTFGEDHNGTKFAYEQIERIRTCREQHVGSSSLQ, from the exons ATGTCTGCTTCAGATAGCGCCCAACTGGGCCTCAACATTCTATGTATCG ATGGTGGCGGAGTACGAGGCCTGTCAGCTCTTGTCTTGCTGCAAGAGATCATGCACAGGATACAACATCTCGAGGGTCTTCAGTCTCCACCAGAGCCACACAAATACTTCGACCTCATTGCTGGCAGTGGCACAGGCGC TATTCAGGCATGCATGCTCGGAAGGATGTGCATGTCAGTCAAGTCAGCCATTGAGTCGTACGAGAGCTTCACAAAAGAGGTGTATTCCGACAAGAAGTGGATGGGGTCTGAGTCGTTCAAGGCgaccacactcaaggaatcGCTCAGAAAGCTTGTACAGCGGGCGACAGGTAATCCAGACCAGCCAATGCAGGAGGCGATAGTCAGCAGCGGATGCAAAAC TCTGGTGTTTGCCATGTCAAACCACACCGTCAGAAGCAACACCCCTATCGCCTTCAGGTCCTATCCTGTCAGCGCTCTCCAGGGCCCGCAATGCTCAATCTGGGAGACGCTGTGTGCTACAATGGCATACCCAGGACTATTCAAGCCGTTCGAGATCGATGGACCACCAAAGTGGTCATTCACTGGCGCTGATCTGAGCTGCAGTAATCCCCTTGGCCATGTACTGACCGAAGTGAAGACCCTGTACAAAGACCGACATGTGGCATCGATCGTTAGTGTTGGTACCGGACATGTGGACACAATACAAGACACAAATGCATGGAGAGTGCCCTGGTCACCACCGACGGCTGCGCTCGTGGCGATGAGAAGTATTGCGGCTAACAACGAAAGGGTAGCGGAGGAGATGGCGAAGCGCTTCAGCTCGGTAGAGAACGTATACTTTCGACTGAGTGTCGACCAAGGAACACAGGGCGTGGGTATGGTCAAGTGGGAGCAGCTAAACGAAGTAGCAGAACATACACAAGCATACATGAGGTTGAGTGAAATCGATCAGAGGATCGATCAAGTGACAAAGGCGGTCCGTGCAAAGGGTAATAGAGTGGGGACTGTGCACATCG ATGGAGGAGTTCCGATCATAAAAGCACCGAAACTTACAATAGACGGGACCTGTCCTGCGCCGACTGCTAACTATACGGGGTGTGAAACAAAGATTCTGTCGATCAAGTCATGCGTTCTTAGCCGTGACTCCGTAGAGCGCAGCGTGTGCATAGTGCATGGGCTTGGTGGCGCAGGAAAGACGCAGCTTGTACTCAAGGTGATCGAGAGAACGCgtgaagaatgggatgatGTGATCTACATCGACGCCAGCACTCGCGACTCGATCGAAGCCAACTTGCAAGGCGTTTCGACAACCAGAAAAGTAGGAGATACGCATATACATACGCTTCGATGGCTGGAGTCACGCCATGACCGGTGGCTGCTCGTATTTGACAACGCAGACGATCCAACCCTTCGACTTCGCGACTACTTTCCTGGAGGCAGTCATGGTAGTATCATCGTCACCACTCGACTGTACGGTATGACTGTGCTCGCACATGGAGTTGATTCAAAGTGTCACGTGTTAAGTATGGACCCGGATGATGCACTCCTATTGCTGTTGAGATCGGCGCAAAAGCAAGAACAAGAGCTATCAATTGCGGAGACTGAAAGCGCCAAGGCGCTACTCGAG GATATCGGCAACCTTGCACTTGCCATCGTACATGCCGGATCGTTCATCGGACAGACACCTCACATGACGTTCATCAAGTACCGAGCCTTGCTAGCACAGAAACAACGTCAGACTCTCGAAGCGTACAATAATCTTCCACTGGCAGTTAAAACCGACAGCTATGAACAGACTGTCTACACAGTGTGGCGAATGTGCTATGAACGGCTGGGATCAAAGGCTCAAGAGTTACTATGGCTAATGGCATATATGCACCACTCTGGTATCGACTTAGACATCTTTCGACGAGCATCCTCTAACCTCGCATCTCGCAAACCCACGATTCCGACAACACAGGTCGAGGATGCGTCACGAGAACTGATCGAGAGGTTCCTGAGTTATTTCATGAATGAAAGTGGATCCTGGGACGAGCTTGCGTTCACGCAGGTGGTGAACGAGATATCATCTCATTCACTCCTTGGATTTGACCAGACGAGCGGGACCTATCGAATGCATGTACTTGTGCAGGACTGGGCTTGCACAGTCATACACCCCGAAGATAGACCGGTAGCTGAGTGTACTCGGGCGCTGCTTTCGCTATCTATTCCGTATGATCATGGCCTGGAGTCGATCGAATTCAGACGAAGTTTAGGGCTACATGTGAACAAATTGCAATCAAGTGGAACGGACGGAGCTGGAGTAAGTCATAGCAGGGCGTTCGCTGAAGTATATAGAGAAAGGGGGCAATGGGGTAAAGCGGAGCAACTGCAAAAGCAACTACGTGAGAGGAGTAAGCAGGTGCTTGGCGACAGGCATCCCGACACACTGAAAAgcatgaacaaccttgcgATCACTTACCGAGACCTCGGACGACTGGAGGAGGCGCGAGCGCTGCAGGTCGAGGTGCTAGATGCAACGAAGCAAGTGCTCGGCGACAGGCATCCCGACACACTGGGAAgcatgaacaaccttgctCTCACTTACCGAGACCTCGGACGACTGGAGGAGGCGCGAGCGCTGCAGGTCGAGGTGCTAGATGCAAGGAAGCAAGTGCTCGGCGACAGGCATCCCGACACACTGACAAGCATGAGCAACCTTGCTCTCACTTACGGAGACCTCGGACGACTGGAGGAGGCGCGAGCGCTGCAGGTCGAGGAGCTAGATGCAACGAAGCAAGTGCTCGGCGACAGGCATCCCGACACACTGACAAGCATGAGCAACCTTGCTCTCACTTACGGAGACCACGGACGACTGGAGGAGGCGCGAGCGCTGCAGGTCGAGGTGCTAGATGCAAGGAAGCAAGTGCTCGGCGACAGGCATCCCGACACACTGACAAgcatgaacaaccttgcgGGCACTTACCGAGACCTCGGACGACTGGAGGAGGCGCGAGCGCTGCAGGTCGAGGTGCTAGATGCATACAAGCAAGTGCTCGGCGACAGGCATCCCGACACACTGGGAAgcatgaacaaccttgctCTCACTTACCGAGACCTCGGACGACTGGAGGAGGCGCGAGCGCTGCAGGTCGAGGTGCTAGATGCAAGGAAGCAAGTGCTCGGCGACAGGCATCCCGACACACTGACAAgcatgaacaaccttgcgGGCACTTACCGAGACCTCGGACGACTGGAGGAGGCGCGAGCGCTGCAGGTCGAGGTGCTAGATGCAAGGAAGCAAGTGCTCGGCGACAGGCATCCCGACACACTGGGAAgcatgaacaaccttgctCTCACTTACCGAGACCTCGGACGACTGGAGGAGGCGCGAGCGCTGCAGGTCGAGGAGCTAGATGCAACGAAGCAAGTGCTCGGCGACAGGCATCCCGACACACTGGGAAgcatgaacaaccttgctCTCACTTACGGAGACCTCGGACGACTGGAGGAGGCGCGAGCGCTGCAGGTCGAGGTGCTAGATGCAAGGAAGCAAGTGCTCGGCGACAGGCATCCCGACACACTGACAAGCATGAGCAACCTTGCTCTCACTTACGGAGACCACGGACGACTGGAGGAGGCGCGAGCGCTGCAGGTCGAGGTGCTAGATGCAAGGAAGCAAGTGCTCGGCGACAGGCATCCCGACACACTGGGAAgcatgaacaaccttgctCTCACTTACCGAGACCTCGGACGACTGGAGGAGGCGCGAGCGCTGCAGGTCGAGGTGCTAGATGCAAGGAAGCAAGTGCTCGGCGACAGGCATCCCGACACACTGAGAAgcatgaacaaccttgctCTCACTTACCGAGACCTCGGACGACTGGAGGAGGCGCGAGCGCTGCAGGTCGAGGTGCTAGATGCATACAAGCAAGTGCTCGGCGACAAGCATCCCCACACACTGAACAGCATGAACAACCTAGCTCACACTTATCTACGCCTTTCCCGACTACACGATGCACAGGCACTCTTTATCAAAGCCTTCGAAGGGCGCGAGGATACACTAGGTGTTCACCATCGCGATACCCTCTCCACCATGTCCAGCCTTGCTAGCACATACCTCGATCTTGGGCTCTGGGAAGACGCCGAAAAGCTGCACATGAACACAGACATCTACTCCCAAACGTTTGGCGAAGATCACAACGGGACTAAGTTCGCATACGAACAGATCGAGAGGATTCGGACTTGTCGGGAACAGCATGTAGGGAGCTCAAGCCTGCAGTGA